One genomic segment of Paenibacillus sp. FSL H8-0332 includes these proteins:
- a CDS encoding response regulator transcription factor, translated as MNQTILIVDDEQEIRELLRLYVEKDGYTVIQAGNGREALKQAAAARIDLAVIDIMMPELDGYQLIKGLREHSNLPIIVVSAKTENHEKILGLDLGADDYVTKPFDPLEVLARIKAQLRRYSGGAADSAAAVLTAGELCMDISVCSLRFGSAAIHLTATEYNMMKLFMQSPGRVYTKQQLYEAAWQETAIVDDNTVMVAISKLRAKLPGGSGVSIGTVRGLGYRLEVHP; from the coding sequence ATGAACCAAACAATTCTGATTGTGGATGATGAGCAGGAGATCCGGGAGCTCCTGCGCCTGTATGTAGAAAAGGACGGCTATACCGTGATCCAGGCCGGCAATGGACGGGAAGCACTGAAGCAGGCAGCGGCTGCGCGGATTGATCTGGCTGTTATCGACATTATGATGCCAGAGCTTGATGGCTATCAGCTGATTAAGGGCTTGAGAGAGCACAGCAATCTGCCCATTATCGTTGTCAGTGCCAAGACAGAGAATCACGAGAAAATTCTGGGGCTTGACCTTGGTGCGGATGATTATGTGACTAAGCCGTTTGACCCGCTTGAGGTGCTTGCACGAATCAAAGCCCAATTACGCCGCTATAGCGGTGGTGCAGCGGATTCCGCAGCGGCGGTGCTGACGGCTGGGGAACTGTGTATGGATATTTCTGTATGCAGTCTCCGCTTCGGCAGCGCCGCAATCCATCTTACCGCTACAGAATACAACATGATGAAGCTGTTCATGCAAAGTCCAGGACGCGTCTACACCAAACAGCAGCTGTATGAGGCGGCATGGCAGGAGACAGCTATCGTGGATGATAATACGGTGATGGTGGCCATCAGTAAGCTGCGCGCCAAGCTTCCCGGCGGCAGCGGGGTGTCCATTGGAACCGTGCGGGGATTGGGGTATCGGCTGGAGGTGCATCCATGA
- a CDS encoding HAMP domain-containing sensor histidine kinase, whose amino-acid sequence MKNKRSFRRVIMRRFIGYTFGIALTLLVLELLYGLLTWKNGMNFAELASSPLAKGTESLQITLSVIWILITAAIYFIGIVLFGRGVNRKLMEPVRKMEEGFREVTSGHLETRLDFETETEFGEMRDAFNFMARKLKEAEDQRMSREKERMQLFSHIAHDLRTPMTTISGYAGALVSGMVEEPGKQREYHLAIQAKSAQMNQLIDQLLAYSKLGAPEYKLNLAKVDLVELLRVSCAALFGEIESKQMSLELQLPDQPVFYIADPLEISRAIGNLLTNAIRHNPSGSLLFVGLTDEPSRITIHIADNGAAIPEAITGNLFEPFVSGDASRTTSSGTGLGLAIVHKVMEQHSGGVSVTDAVSPYTKEFVLIFPKG is encoded by the coding sequence ATGAAGAACAAGCGCAGCTTCAGAAGAGTCATCATGCGCAGATTCATAGGCTACACCTTCGGCATTGCGCTGACGCTCCTGGTTCTGGAGCTATTGTACGGTCTGTTGACATGGAAGAACGGGATGAACTTCGCGGAGCTGGCCTCTTCCCCGCTGGCCAAGGGAACGGAATCGCTTCAGATCACGCTGTCCGTGATCTGGATTCTTATCACTGCGGCCATCTATTTCATTGGGATTGTCCTGTTCGGACGCGGGGTTAACAGGAAGCTAATGGAGCCTGTAAGGAAGATGGAAGAAGGGTTCAGGGAGGTAACGTCCGGACATTTAGAGACTAGGCTGGATTTTGAGACAGAAACGGAATTTGGAGAAATGAGGGACGCGTTCAACTTCATGGCGCGGAAGCTTAAGGAAGCCGAAGACCAGCGGATGAGCAGGGAGAAGGAACGGATGCAGCTGTTCTCGCATATTGCCCATGATCTGAGAACCCCAATGACAACGATATCGGGATATGCCGGGGCCTTGGTAAGCGGTATGGTGGAGGAGCCGGGCAAGCAGCGGGAATATCATCTGGCGATTCAAGCGAAATCGGCGCAGATGAACCAATTGATTGACCAACTGCTGGCCTACTCTAAGCTGGGTGCGCCTGAATACAAGTTGAATCTGGCGAAGGTTGATCTTGTGGAACTGCTTCGCGTATCTTGCGCTGCTTTGTTTGGTGAAATCGAAAGCAAACAGATGAGCTTAGAACTGCAATTACCGGACCAGCCCGTATTTTATATAGCAGACCCGCTGGAAATTAGCCGGGCTATCGGCAATCTGCTGACTAATGCAATCCGCCATAACCCGTCAGGCAGCCTGTTATTCGTAGGACTGACGGATGAGCCCAGCCGGATTACAATCCATATTGCCGATAATGGAGCAGCGATCCCGGAGGCCATCACCGGAAATCTCTTCGAGCCATTTGTCTCCGGCGATGCTTCAAGAACCACCAGCAGTGGAACTGGGCTAGGACTGGCTATTGTGCACAAGGTGATGGAACAGCATTCCGGGGGAGTTAGTGTAACAGACGCAGTCTCACCCTATACCAAGGAGTTCGTCCTCATTTTCCCCAAAGGTTAA
- a CDS encoding FtsX-like permease family protein: MYLKLIKNGLRKSKLITGTIMAFILVAAMLTSLAASLTVNLSGAIDNMLLSAKALHFMQMHTGSVDLDQLRSFADTNGSVEEYQVLEFLNIEGAEIVIGNDSLAGSIQDNGLSVQGKKFDYLLDLHGEVIHPADGEIYVPVYYRQEGYAVLGDTVTIHGISFHVAGFLRDSTMNAALVSSKRFLVSPADFEQVREFGQLEHLIEFRLSEGVNYTAFEAAYLDAGLPANGPPAITYNQVKMINGITDGIMIAVLVLIGMLVIIVAFLCIRFTLLATIEEDYKEIGVLKAIGMRVSQIKKLYLAKYGAITGVACVLGFLASLPLQIPFMHNIRLYMGDSGSRFPGLLSGLAGAVLIFAVVMLYVNGVLRRFRNISPAQAVRFGASRESSKPGRSFRLSHNRLFTRNIFLGIKDVLSRKKLYVTMTMVLVISSFIMIVPYNISNTISAPGFITNMGMGISDLNIGVLRTQVEDVQGKAAEVTARLEEDKNVEKYALFTSRMLERRADDGTLEKLRVTFGDYSTFPVTYSKGRAPQAEAEIALSVLNAEDLEQNVGDELVVIADGTEKHLKVCGIYSDVTNGGRTAQAIFNMNHGEILSASIAVTFRDRQSVQAAIAQYREQFPSAKITGIDETIGQMLGPMRKAIQKASIVATVATALLTLLVTTLFMRMLVTKDGYPIAIMKSIGFTGRDIRRQYLTRSVIVLGIGVITGTLLANTLGELVGVAIVSSFGAAAFHFAVNPWFVYFISPLLIAGCVVAATRLGISAIQTLQISEYIKEV, translated from the coding sequence ATGTATCTAAAATTAATTAAAAACGGTCTGCGCAAAAGTAAGCTGATTACCGGCACGATTATGGCGTTCATCCTCGTTGCCGCCATGCTGACTTCGCTCGCCGCATCGCTTACAGTGAATCTGTCCGGCGCGATTGATAACATGCTTCTGTCGGCGAAGGCACTCCATTTCATGCAAATGCATACAGGCAGCGTAGACTTGGACCAGTTGCGGAGCTTCGCAGACACGAATGGAAGTGTTGAGGAATATCAGGTGCTGGAGTTCCTCAATATCGAGGGTGCAGAGATTGTGATCGGGAACGATTCGCTTGCTGGAAGCATTCAGGACAACGGTCTTTCCGTACAAGGCAAGAAATTCGACTACCTGCTGGACTTACACGGTGAAGTTATTCATCCGGCAGACGGTGAAATCTATGTCCCGGTCTACTACAGGCAGGAAGGTTATGCAGTACTTGGAGATACAGTGACGATCCACGGTATTTCCTTCCACGTTGCGGGGTTTTTGCGGGATTCAACCATGAACGCGGCGCTGGTAAGCTCCAAGCGTTTCCTTGTGAGCCCGGCGGATTTCGAGCAGGTTCGTGAGTTTGGACAATTGGAGCATCTGATTGAATTCCGGCTGTCCGAGGGGGTTAACTATACGGCATTTGAGGCAGCGTATTTGGATGCGGGACTCCCGGCCAACGGTCCGCCTGCTATCACATACAATCAGGTGAAGATGATTAACGGCATTACGGACGGCATTATGATTGCTGTGCTGGTGTTAATCGGCATGCTGGTCATCATCGTGGCCTTCTTATGTATCCGCTTTACGCTACTGGCAACGATCGAAGAGGATTACAAGGAAATAGGCGTACTGAAGGCCATCGGGATGCGGGTATCACAGATCAAGAAGCTGTACCTTGCGAAATACGGTGCGATCACGGGTGTAGCCTGCGTGCTGGGCTTTCTGGCTTCTCTGCCGCTCCAGATCCCTTTTATGCACAATATTCGTCTGTATATGGGTGATAGCGGGAGCCGGTTTCCCGGCTTGCTCAGCGGACTTGCGGGAGCGGTGCTCATCTTCGCGGTGGTCATGCTATATGTGAATGGTGTGCTGCGGCGCTTCCGTAACATCTCCCCGGCGCAGGCGGTGAGGTTCGGCGCATCGCGGGAATCCTCGAAACCGGGCAGAAGCTTCCGGCTGAGTCACAACAGGCTGTTCACCCGGAATATCTTTCTAGGCATCAAGGATGTGCTGTCCCGTAAGAAGCTGTATGTCACCATGACGATGGTGCTGGTCATCTCCTCATTCATTATGATTGTGCCGTATAATATCAGCAATACTATCTCTGCACCCGGCTTCATCACCAATATGGGTATGGGCATCAGTGACCTTAATATCGGAGTGCTGCGGACACAGGTGGAGGACGTCCAGGGGAAGGCGGCGGAGGTTACAGCTCGGCTGGAGGAGGATAAGAACGTTGAGAAATATGCACTCTTCACCAGCCGGATGCTAGAGAGAAGAGCGGATGACGGAACGCTAGAGAAGCTGCGGGTGACCTTCGGGGACTATTCCACCTTTCCGGTTACGTATTCCAAAGGCCGTGCGCCACAAGCTGAAGCGGAGATTGCCCTCTCGGTACTTAATGCGGAAGACCTTGAACAGAACGTTGGAGATGAACTCGTTGTTATCGCTGACGGCACGGAAAAGCACCTGAAGGTGTGCGGAATTTACTCCGATGTTACGAACGGCGGACGTACGGCCCAGGCGATTTTCAATATGAATCACGGGGAGATTCTAAGCGCCTCAATTGCAGTTACGTTCCGTGACCGTCAGAGCGTTCAGGCGGCAATAGCACAGTACCGGGAACAATTCCCCTCTGCCAAAATTACCGGGATCGACGAGACCATCGGGCAGATGCTTGGTCCTATGCGCAAGGCTATACAAAAGGCATCCATTGTTGCTACCGTGGCAACTGCTCTGCTCACACTGCTGGTAACAACGTTGTTTATGAGGATGCTGGTGACAAAAGACGGTTACCCCATTGCCATAATGAAATCTATCGGCTTCACTGGCAGGGATATTCGCAGGCAGTATCTTACACGCTCTGTTATCGTGCTGGGGATCGGTGTCATCACCGGTACGCTTTTGGCAAATACGCTGGGTGAGCTTGTGGGTGTGGCAATCGTGTCTTCCTTCGGCGCAGCAGCCTTCCATTTCGCGGTAAACCCGTGGTTTGTCTATTTCATTTCGCCTCTGCTGATTGCAGGCTGTGTCGTTGCTGCCACACGGCTGGGCATTTCCGCCATCCAGACCTTACAAATTTCCGAATATATTAAGGAGGTTTAG